One window of Fusobacterium polymorphum genomic DNA carries:
- a CDS encoding potassium channel family protein, with the protein MKQYLVIGLGRFGTSVAKTLYEAEKNVLAIDIDEELVQEKIDANIIKNAVIGDPSDEKVLKDIGAENFDVAFICIADIEASVMIALNLKELGIKTIIAKAINKKHGKILIKVGATEIVYPEEHMGKRIAELIIDTDIKERLKFSDNFVLVEVKAPSTFWNNSLINLDVRNKYNINIVGIKKAQEEFIPNPTANIIIEEGDILMIITDKKSVEAFNKLI; encoded by the coding sequence ATGAAACAATATTTAGTAATAGGTTTAGGAAGATTTGGAACAAGTGTTGCTAAAACTTTATATGAAGCAGAAAAAAATGTTTTAGCCATAGATATAGATGAAGAATTAGTACAGGAAAAAATTGATGCAAATATAATAAAAAATGCTGTGATTGGTGATCCAAGTGATGAAAAAGTCCTAAAAGATATAGGAGCAGAAAATTTTGATGTAGCTTTCATTTGCATTGCAGATATAGAGGCAAGTGTAATGATAGCACTTAACCTAAAGGAATTGGGAATAAAAACTATTATAGCAAAAGCAATAAATAAGAAGCATGGAAAAATTCTTATAAAAGTTGGAGCAACTGAAATAGTTTACCCAGAAGAACATATGGGAAAAAGAATAGCTGAGCTTATAATAGATACAGATATAAAAGAACGTTTAAAATTTTCAGACAATTTTGTTTTAGTTGAAGTAAAAGCACCAAGTACATTTTGGAATAACAGCCTTATAAATTTAGATGTTAGAAATAAATATAATATAAATATAGTTGGGATAAAAAAAGCTCAAGAAGAATTTATACCTAATCCAACTGCAAATATTATAATAGAAGAAGGAGATATATTAATGATTATAACTGATAAAAAATCAGTAGAAGCATTTAATAAATTGATTTAG
- the mnmG gene encoding tRNA uridine-5-carboxymethylaminomethyl(34) synthesis enzyme MnmG: MQEFDIIVVGAGHAGCEAALASARMGMKTAVFTISLDNIGVMSCNPSLGGPAKSHLAREIDALGGEMGRNIDKTFIQIRVLNTKKGPAVRSLRAQADKMTYANEMKKTLEHTDNLSVIQGMVSELIVEEENGKKVIKGIKIREGLEYRAKIVILATGTFLRGLIHIGEVNFSAGRMGELSSEDLPLSLEKVGLKLGRFKTGTPARIDGRTIDFSVLEEQPGDKSQVLKFSNRTTDKEALSRRQISCYIAHTNEKVHEIIKNSKERSPMFNGKIQGLGPRYCPSIEDKVFRYPDKNQHHLFLEREGYETNEIYLGGMSSSLPVDVQEEMIKNLQGFENAKIMRYAYAIEYDYVPPEEIKYTLESRTIDNLFLAGQINGTSGYEEAGAQGLMAGINAVRKLRNEEPIILDRADSYIGTLIDDLVSKGTNEPYRMFTARSEYRLYLREDNADLRLSKIGYELGLIPEEEYQRVEKKRRDVELITEILTKTSVGPSNPRVNETLLKRGENPIKDGSTLLELLRRPEVTFKDIEYISEEIKGVDLQGYDHDTTYQVEITVKYQGYINRALKMIEKHKSMENKKIPADIDYDDLKTIPKEAKDKLKRIKPINIGQASRISGVSPADIQAILIYLKMRGN, encoded by the coding sequence ATGCAAGAATTTGATATTATAGTTGTTGGGGCAGGACATGCAGGTTGTGAAGCAGCATTAGCCTCAGCAAGAATGGGAATGAAGACAGCAGTTTTTACAATATCATTAGATAATATTGGAGTGATGTCTTGTAATCCCTCACTGGGTGGACCAGCAAAATCTCATTTAGCAAGAGAAATTGATGCACTTGGTGGAGAAATGGGAAGAAATATTGATAAAACTTTTATACAAATAAGAGTTTTAAATACTAAAAAAGGACCAGCAGTTCGTTCTCTAAGAGCACAGGCAGATAAAATGACCTATGCTAATGAGATGAAAAAAACTTTGGAGCATACTGATAATCTATCAGTAATTCAAGGTATGGTAAGTGAACTTATTGTTGAAGAGGAAAATGGAAAGAAAGTAATAAAAGGTATAAAAATAAGAGAAGGCTTAGAATACAGAGCTAAGATAGTTATTTTAGCAACAGGAACATTTTTAAGAGGACTTATTCATATAGGAGAAGTAAACTTCAGTGCAGGAAGAATGGGAGAGTTATCTTCAGAAGATTTACCATTATCACTTGAAAAAGTTGGTTTAAAATTAGGAAGATTTAAAACAGGAACACCAGCAAGAATTGATGGAAGAACAATAGATTTTTCTGTTTTAGAAGAACAACCTGGAGATAAGAGTCAAGTTTTAAAATTTTCAAATAGAACAACAGATAAAGAGGCTTTAAGTAGAAGACAAATTTCTTGTTATATTGCACATACTAATGAAAAAGTGCATGAAATTATTAAAAATTCCAAGGAAAGATCACCAATGTTCAATGGAAAAATACAAGGACTTGGACCAAGATACTGCCCTTCAATAGAAGATAAAGTTTTTAGATATCCAGATAAAAATCAACATCATTTATTCTTAGAAAGAGAAGGATATGAAACAAATGAAATTTATCTTGGTGGTATGTCATCATCATTACCTGTTGATGTTCAAGAAGAAATGATAAAAAATCTTCAAGGTTTTGAAAATGCTAAAATTATGAGATATGCCTATGCAATAGAATATGACTATGTTCCACCAGAAGAAATAAAATATACTTTGGAAAGTAGAACTATTGATAATCTGTTTTTAGCAGGACAAATAAATGGGACTTCTGGTTATGAAGAAGCAGGAGCTCAAGGACTTATGGCAGGAATTAATGCTGTAAGAAAATTAAGAAATGAAGAGCCAATAATACTTGATAGAGCTGATTCATATATAGGTACTTTAATAGACGACCTAGTTTCAAAAGGAACTAATGAACCATATAGAATGTTTACTGCAAGAAGTGAATATAGACTTTATTTAAGAGAAGATAATGCAGATTTAAGATTGAGTAAAATAGGTTATGAGTTAGGATTAATTCCAGAAGAAGAATATCAAAGAGTTGAAAAGAAAAGAAGGGATGTTGAACTTATAACAGAAATTTTAACTAAAACAAGTGTGGGACCAAGTAACCCGAGAGTTAATGAAACTCTTTTAAAAAGAGGAGAAAACCCTATAAAAGATGGAAGTACCTTATTGGAATTATTGAGAAGACCAGAAGTTACTTTTAAAGATATAGAATATATTTCAGAAGAAATAAAAGGTGTAGATTTACAAGGTTATGACCATGATACAACTTATCAAGTTGAAATTACAGTTAAATATCAAGGTTATATAAATAGAGCCTTAAAGATGATAGAAAAACATAAATCTATGGAAAATAAGAAAATTCCTGCTGATATAGACTATGATGATTTAAAGACTATACCTAAGGAAGCTAAGGATAAATTAAAGAGAATAAAACCTATAAATATAGGACAGGCAAGCAGAATTTCAGGAGTATCTCCTGCTGATATTCAAGCTATATTAATTTATTTGAAAATGAGAGGAAATTAA
- the rsmG gene encoding 16S rRNA (guanine(527)-N(7))-methyltransferase RsmG: MKDYFKEGLDKIKVSYDENKIEKSLKYLEILLDYNSHTNLTAIREEKAIIEKHFLDSLLLQNLLKDEDKTLIDIGTGAGFPGMMLAIFNEDKKFTLLDSVRKKTDFLELVKTELALNNVEVINGRAEEIIKDRREKYDVGLCRGVSNLSVILEYEIPFLKVNGRFLPQKMIGTDEVENSSNALKVLNSKILKEYEFKLPFSNEDRLIIEILKIKKTDIKYPRKTGIALKKPL, translated from the coding sequence TTGAAAGATTATTTTAAAGAAGGTTTAGATAAAATAAAAGTTTCTTATGATGAAAATAAAATAGAGAAGTCTTTGAAATATTTAGAAATTTTATTAGATTATAATAGCCATACTAATTTAACAGCAATAAGAGAAGAGAAGGCTATAATTGAAAAACATTTTTTAGATTCTTTGTTACTTCAAAATCTATTAAAAGATGAAGATAAAACTTTAATAGATATTGGAACAGGTGCAGGTTTCCCTGGAATGATGTTGGCAATTTTTAATGAGGATAAAAAATTTACTTTGCTTGATTCTGTAAGAAAGAAAACAGATTTCTTAGAGCTTGTAAAAACTGAATTAGCCTTAAATAATGTTGAAGTAATAAATGGAAGAGCAGAAGAAATTATAAAAGACAGAAGAGAAAAATATGATGTTGGGCTTTGTAGAGGAGTTTCTAATTTATCTGTTATTTTGGAATATGAAATACCTTTTTTAAAAGTTAATGGAAGATTTTTACCACAAAAAATGATTGGAACTGATGAGGTTGAAAATTCATCTAATGCTTTAAAAGTTTTAAATTCTAAAATACTTAAAGAATATGAATTTAAACTACCATTTTCAAATGAAGATAGACTTATTATTGAAATATTAAAAATAAAGAAAACTGATATAAAATATCCAAGAAAAACTGGAATAGCTTTAAAGAAACCACTATAA
- a CDS encoding ISL3 family transposase: MISLSLSNFIKTILNIQDDNISFPEEDYCQIIQKGNYVIKVFKGFLKSSYCSCPHCNSKNIVKNGSRERNIKFIPFQNYNIELNLSIQRHICKDCKKTFSPSTSIAKDNSNISNNLKYTIAQELQENISLTFIAKKYNLSISSVQRIMDECYSDFKVNKDHLPETMCIDEFKSVKNIDGAMSFVFADYQTKNIIDIVEDRRLNSLTEYFSRFSLKARNNVKYICMDMYSPYISLVKSIFPKSEIVLDKFHIVNLVSRAFNQTRISIMNSLKDDSLKRKLKLFCKLLQKYYPDLCQESYYCQSFKYKLSSKEKVDYFLEKSPELDINFNIYQDILQSIRHNNFKRFENIVKKNLAKKKKVSKQMLTALKTLKKYMKYIENMFKSNITNGLIEGLNNKIKSIKRIAFGYSNFSNFKKRILIQAGILSISA; the protein is encoded by the coding sequence GTGATTTCATTGTCTCTATCTAATTTTATCAAAACTATCTTAAATATTCAAGATGATAATATTTCTTTTCCAGAAGAAGATTATTGTCAGATTATTCAAAAAGGTAATTATGTAATTAAAGTTTTTAAAGGATTTCTTAAATCTAGTTATTGTTCTTGTCCTCATTGTAATTCTAAAAATATTGTTAAAAATGGTTCTAGGGAACGTAATATTAAATTTATTCCTTTTCAAAATTACAATATTGAACTTAATCTTAGTATACAAAGGCATATCTGCAAAGATTGTAAAAAAACTTTTTCTCCTTCTACTAGTATTGCTAAAGATAATTCTAATATTTCTAATAACCTTAAATACACTATTGCGCAAGAACTTCAAGAAAATATTTCTCTTACTTTCATTGCTAAGAAGTACAATCTTTCTATTTCTTCAGTTCAAAGAATTATGGATGAGTGTTACTCTGATTTTAAGGTTAATAAAGACCATTTACCTGAAACTATGTGTATTGATGAGTTTAAATCAGTTAAAAATATTGATGGTGCTATGTCTTTTGTTTTTGCTGATTATCAAACTAAAAATATTATTGATATTGTTGAAGATAGAAGATTAAATTCCTTGACAGAATACTTTTCAAGATTTTCACTTAAAGCTAGGAATAATGTAAAATATATCTGTATGGATATGTATTCTCCATATATTAGTTTAGTAAAATCTATTTTTCCTAAGTCTGAAATAGTATTAGATAAATTTCATATTGTTAATCTAGTTAGTAGAGCATTTAACCAAACTAGAATATCCATAATGAATTCTCTTAAAGATGATTCATTAAAAAGAAAATTAAAACTATTTTGTAAATTACTCCAAAAATATTATCCTGACCTTTGTCAAGAATCATATTATTGCCAAAGTTTTAAGTACAAACTTAGCAGCAAAGAGAAAGTAGATTATTTTTTAGAAAAAAGTCCAGAATTGGACATTAACTTTAATATATACCAAGATATTCTTCAATCAATAAGGCATAATAACTTTAAAAGATTTGAAAATATTGTAAAGAAAAATTTAGCTAAAAAAAAGAAAGTATCTAAACAAATGCTTACAGCTTTAAAGACTTTAAAAAAATATATGAAATACATTGAAAATATGTTTAAGTCAAACATTACAAATGGGTTGATAGAAGGTTTAAACAACAAAATTAAGTCAATAAAGAGAATAGCATTTGGATATTCAAATTTTAGTAATTTTAAAAAGCGCATATTAATTCAAGCAGGAATTCTATCAATTAGTGCTTAA
- the secA gene encoding preprotein translocase subunit SecA: protein MIGGLLKKIFGTKNDREIKALTKEVEKINALESEYEKLSDEELKNKTNIFKERLQNGETLDDILVEAFATVREASKRILGLRHYDVQLIGGMVLHQGKITEMKTGEGKTLVATCPVYLNALAGHGVHVITVNDYLAKRDRDQMSRLYGFLGLSSGVILNGLPTEQRKKSYNSDITYGTNSEFGFDYLRDNMVSSLDQKVQRELNFCIVDEVDSILIDEARTPLIISGAAEDKIKWYQISFQVVSMLNRSYETEKIKNIKEKKAMNIPDEKWGDYEVDEKSRVIVFTEKGVKRVEEILKIENLYAPEYVELTHFLHQALKAKELFKRDRDYLVRDNGEVVIIDEFTGRAMEGRRYSDGLHQAIEAKEGVKIASENQTLATITLQNYFRMYKKLSGMTGTAETEATEFMHTYGLEVVVIPTNLPVIRKDNADLVYKTKKEKINAIIDRIQGLYEKGQPVLVGTISIKSSEELSELLKKRGIPHNVLNAKYHAQEAEIVAQAGRYKAVTIATNMAGRGTDIMLGGNPEFMALAEVGSREDERFPETLAKYQEQCKEEKEKVLALGGLFILGTERHESRRIDNQLRGRSGRQGDPGESEFYLSLEDDLMRLFGSERVMVWMDRLKLPEGEPITHGMINSAIEKAQKKIEARNFGIRKNLLEFDDVMNKQRTAIYESRNEALAIDNLKDRIMGMLHRNITEKVYEKFAPEMREDWDIDGLNEYLKDFYVYEEADDKAYLRSTKEEYAERIYNALVEQYNNKEAELGSDLMRKLEKHILFDVVDNRWRGHLKSLDALRESIYLRAYGQRDPVTEYKLISSQIFEEMIATIQEQATSFLFKVVVNTEPTKDEEDEIEEAEIKEVNTENTDGLCPCGSGKPYEKCCGR from the coding sequence ATGATAGGTGGTTTACTTAAAAAGATTTTTGGTACTAAAAACGACAGAGAAATTAAAGCTCTGACAAAAGAAGTTGAAAAAATCAATGCATTAGAATCTGAATATGAAAAACTTTCAGATGAAGAATTAAAGAACAAAACAAATATTTTTAAAGAAAGATTACAAAATGGAGAAACTCTTGATGATATCCTAGTTGAAGCATTTGCAACAGTTAGAGAAGCTTCAAAGAGAATTTTAGGTTTAAGACATTATGATGTGCAATTAATTGGAGGTATGGTTTTACACCAAGGAAAAATCACAGAAATGAAAACGGGAGAAGGTAAAACTTTGGTTGCAACTTGTCCAGTTTACTTAAATGCCCTTGCAGGACATGGTGTACATGTAATTACAGTAAATGACTACTTGGCAAAAAGAGATAGAGACCAAATGTCAAGACTATATGGATTTTTAGGTTTAAGTTCAGGAGTTATTTTAAATGGATTACCAACTGAACAAAGAAAAAAATCATATAATTCAGATATAACTTATGGTACAAACTCTGAATTTGGATTTGACTATCTAAGAGATAATATGGTATCTAGTTTAGATCAAAAAGTTCAAAGAGAACTTAACTTCTGTATAGTGGACGAAGTTGACTCAATACTTATTGATGAAGCAAGAACACCTCTAATAATTTCAGGTGCAGCAGAAGATAAAATCAAATGGTATCAAATATCTTTCCAAGTTGTATCTATGCTTAACAGAAGTTATGAAACTGAAAAAATTAAAAATATAAAAGAAAAGAAAGCTATGAATATTCCTGATGAAAAATGGGGAGATTATGAAGTTGATGAAAAATCAAGAGTTATAGTGTTTACAGAAAAAGGTGTAAAGAGAGTAGAAGAAATTTTAAAAATTGAAAACCTATATGCACCTGAATATGTTGAATTAACTCACTTCTTACATCAAGCTTTAAAAGCTAAAGAATTATTTAAAAGAGACAGAGACTATCTAGTTAGAGATAATGGTGAAGTAGTTATAATTGATGAATTTACAGGAAGAGCTATGGAAGGAAGAAGATATTCAGATGGACTTCACCAAGCCATAGAAGCTAAAGAAGGAGTTAAAATTGCTAGTGAAAACCAAACTCTTGCAACCATAACACTTCAAAATTATTTTAGAATGTATAAGAAATTATCAGGAATGACTGGTACTGCTGAAACAGAAGCAACAGAATTTATGCATACTTATGGATTAGAAGTTGTTGTTATTCCTACTAACTTACCAGTTATAAGAAAAGATAATGCTGACTTAGTCTACAAGACAAAAAAAGAAAAAATCAATGCAATTATTGATAGAATACAAGGGCTTTATGAAAAAGGACAACCTGTTCTTGTTGGTACAATTTCAATAAAGAGTTCAGAAGAATTATCAGAACTTTTAAAGAAAAGAGGAATTCCTCACAATGTATTGAATGCTAAATACCATGCACAAGAAGCTGAAATAGTTGCTCAAGCAGGTAGATATAAAGCTGTTACAATAGCTACAAATATGGCAGGTAGAGGAACAGATATTATGCTTGGAGGTAACCCTGAATTTATGGCTCTTGCAGAAGTTGGTTCAAGAGAAGATGAAAGATTTCCTGAAACTTTAGCAAAATATCAAGAACAATGTAAAGAAGAAAAAGAAAAAGTTTTAGCTTTAGGTGGTTTATTTATACTTGGTACTGAAAGACATGAATCAAGAAGAATAGATAACCAATTAAGAGGAAGATCTGGTAGACAAGGTGACCCAGGGGAATCTGAATTCTACCTATCACTTGAAGATGATTTAATGAGACTGTTTGGTTCTGAAAGAGTAATGGTTTGGATGGATAGATTAAAACTTCCAGAAGGAGAACCTATAACTCATGGAATGATAAATTCTGCTATTGAAAAAGCTCAAAAGAAAATAGAAGCTAGAAACTTTGGAATAAGAAAAAATCTACTTGAATTTGATGATGTTATGAATAAACAAAGAACAGCTATTTATGAAAGTAGAAATGAAGCTCTTGCTATTGATAATCTAAAAGATAGAATAATGGGAATGCTTCACAGAAATATCACAGAAAAAGTATATGAAAAATTTGCTCCTGAAATGAGAGAAGATTGGGATATTGACGGATTAAATGAATACTTAAAAGATTTCTATGTCTATGAAGAAGCAGATGATAAAGCATATTTAAGAAGTACAAAAGAAGAATATGCTGAAAGAATTTATAATGCTCTAGTTGAGCAATATAATAATAAAGAAGCAGAACTTGGTTCTGATCTAATGAGAAAACTTGAAAAACATATTTTATTTGATGTTGTTGATAATAGATGGAGAGGGCATTTAAAATCTCTTGATGCTCTAAGAGAAAGTATTTATTTAAGAGCTTATGGTCAAAGAGATCCAGTAACTGAATATAAATTGATTTCAAGCCAAATATTTGAAGAAATGATAGCAACAATTCAAGAACAAGCTACTTCATTCTTATTTAAAGTGGTTGTAAATACTGAGCCAACAAAAGATGAAGAAGATGAGATTGAAGAAGCAGAAATCAAAGAGGTGAATACTGAAAATACAGATGGCTTATGTCCATGTGGAAGTGGTAAACCTTATGAAAAATGTTGTGGAAGATAA
- the ligA gene encoding NAD-dependent DNA ligase LigA, giving the protein MEIKKRIEELKNNHTGLTLYSSQELNDLEKIVKLREDLDKYRDSYYNDNKSLISDYEFDILLKELESLEEKYPQYKETSSPTTSVGASLKENKFKKVEHAHPMLSLANSYNIGEIVDFIERIKKKISKEQELKYCLEVKLDGLSISLTYRQGKLVRAVTRGDGLIGEDVTENILEIASIVKTLPQAIDMEIRGEVVLPLASFEKLNNERLEKGEELFANPRNAASGTLRQLDSKIVKERGLDAYFYFLVEADKLGLKSHSESIKFLEAMGIKTTGIFELLETSKDIEKRIDYWEKERENLPYETDGLVIKVDEINLWNEIGYTSKTPRWAIAYKFPAHQVSTVLNDVTWQVGRTGKLTPVAELEEVELSGSKVKRASLHNISEIQRKDIRIGDRVFIEKAAEIIPQVVKAIKEERTGNEKVIEEPTHCPVCNHKLEREEGLVDIKCINEECPAKVQGEIEYFVSRDALNIMGLGSKIVEKFIDLGYIKTVVDIFDLKEHKEALENIDKMGKRSIENLLNSIEESKNRDYDKVIYSLGIPFIGKVASKVLAKASRNIDKLMTMTFEDLTSIEGIGEIAANEIIAFFNKEKNQKIIQGLKEKGLKFEIKESEINVQNVNPNFAGKNFLFTGTLKHFTREQIKEEIEKLGGKNLSSISKNLDYLIVGEKAGSKLKKAQEIPTIKILTEEEFIELKDKFD; this is encoded by the coding sequence ATGGAAATTAAGAAGAGAATTGAGGAATTAAAAAATAATCATACAGGACTTACACTTTACTCATCACAAGAATTAAATGATTTAGAAAAAATAGTTAAATTAAGAGAAGACTTAGATAAATACAGAGATTCTTATTACAATGATAACAAAAGTCTAATTTCAGACTATGAATTTGATATTTTATTAAAAGAATTAGAAAGTTTAGAAGAAAAATACCCACAATATAAAGAAACTTCTTCTCCAACCACATCTGTTGGAGCAAGTTTAAAAGAAAATAAATTTAAAAAAGTTGAGCATGCTCACCCAATGTTAAGTTTGGCTAATAGTTATAATATTGGAGAGATTGTAGACTTTATTGAAAGAATTAAGAAGAAAATTTCAAAAGAACAAGAATTAAAATATTGTTTAGAAGTTAAACTTGATGGCTTGTCTATCAGTCTAACTTACAGACAAGGAAAACTTGTTAGAGCTGTAACTCGTGGAGATGGACTTATAGGAGAAGATGTTACAGAAAACATTTTAGAAATAGCAAGTATTGTTAAAACTTTACCACAAGCTATTGATATGGAAATCAGAGGAGAAGTTGTACTACCTTTAGCCAGCTTTGAAAAATTAAATAATGAAAGGTTAGAAAAAGGAGAAGAACTTTTTGCCAATCCAAGAAATGCTGCAAGTGGAACTTTAAGACAATTAGATTCAAAAATTGTAAAAGAAAGAGGTTTAGATGCCTATTTCTATTTCTTAGTTGAAGCAGATAAATTAGGTTTAAAATCTCATAGTGAAAGTATAAAATTCTTAGAAGCTATGGGAATAAAAACAACAGGAATATTTGAACTTTTAGAAACTTCAAAAGATATAGAAAAAAGAATAGATTATTGGGAAAAAGAAAGAGAAAATCTGCCTTATGAAACAGATGGTTTAGTAATAAAGGTTGATGAAATTAATCTTTGGAATGAAATTGGTTATACAAGTAAGACTCCTAGATGGGCAATAGCATATAAATTCCCAGCACATCAAGTTTCAACTGTATTAAATGATGTAACTTGGCAAGTGGGAAGAACTGGAAAATTGACACCAGTTGCAGAGCTAGAAGAAGTTGAGTTATCAGGAAGTAAAGTAAAAAGAGCAAGTTTACATAATATAAGTGAAATTCAAAGAAAAGATATAAGAATAGGGGATAGAGTCTTTATAGAAAAAGCTGCTGAAATTATCCCACAAGTAGTGAAAGCTATAAAAGAAGAAAGAACTGGAAATGAAAAAGTAATAGAAGAACCTACTCATTGCCCTGTATGTAATCATAAACTTGAAAGAGAAGAAGGCTTAGTTGATATAAAATGTATCAATGAAGAATGTCCTGCAAAAGTTCAAGGAGAAATAGAATACTTTGTTTCAAGAGATGCTTTAAATATTATGGGGCTAGGCTCAAAAATAGTTGAGAAATTTATAGATTTAGGATATATAAAAACTGTTGTTGATATTTTTGATTTAAAAGAACATAAAGAAGCCTTAGAAAACATTGATAAGATGGGTAAAAGAAGTATAGAAAATCTTTTAAATTCAATAGAAGAAAGTAAAAATAGAGATTATGATAAAGTTATTTATTCATTAGGAATTCCTTTTATAGGAAAGGTTGCATCTAAAGTATTGGCAAAAGCTTCAAGAAATATTGATAAACTAATGACTATGACTTTTGAAGATTTAACTTCAATAGAAGGAATTGGAGAAATAGCTGCTAATGAAATAATAGCTTTCTTCAATAAGGAAAAAAATCAAAAAATTATCCAAGGTTTAAAAGAAAAAGGTTTAAAATTTGAAATAAAAGAAAGTGAAATTAATGTTCAAAATGTAAATCCTAACTTTGCTGGAAAAAATTTCTTATTTACAGGAACATTAAAACATTTCACAAGAGAGCAAATAAAAGAGGAAATTGAAAAACTAGGTGGGAAGAATTTAAGTTCAATAAGTAAAAACTTAGATTATTTAATAGTTGGAGAAAAAGCAGGAAGCAAACTTAAAAAAGCTCAAGAGATTCCAACTATAAAGATATTGACTGAAGAAGAATTTATTGAACTAAAAGATAAATTTGACTAA
- a CDS encoding YiiX/YebB-like N1pC/P60 family cysteine hydrolase → MKNFKIILILINLIIFTACSSVKTVPKYEEKKDVKWKQVEPPVIVLNLEPGDIIVKEKTLNPIGMFGHAAIMKNDKTIVDYPKFWNKSYTIDIDYWLEEGRDILVLRYKDMTDEFRKRLIKNMGKYFGKDYRISSDRMNTEGFYCSQYIWYIYYITAQEMGFELDLDSDGGPYVLPYDFINSPYLEIVN, encoded by the coding sequence ATGAAAAATTTTAAAATAATATTAATACTAATAAACTTAATTATTTTTACAGCTTGTTCAAGTGTAAAAACAGTCCCTAAATATGAAGAAAAAAAAGATGTTAAGTGGAAACAAGTAGAACCACCTGTAATAGTTTTAAATCTTGAACCCGGTGATATTATAGTCAAAGAAAAAACTCTAAATCCTATTGGTATGTTTGGACATGCAGCTATAATGAAAAATGATAAAACTATTGTTGACTATCCAAAATTTTGGAATAAATCATATACTATTGATATTGACTACTGGTTAGAAGAAGGTAGAGATATATTAGTTCTTAGATATAAAGATATGACTGATGAATTTAGAAAAAGATTAATAAAAAATATGGGAAAATATTTTGGAAAAGATTATAGAATAAGTTCTGATAGAATGAATACAGAAGGTTTTTATTGTTCTCAATATATTTGGTATATCTACTATATAACAGCACAGGAAATGGGCTTTGAATTGGATTTAGATTCTGATGGGGGACCTTATGTATTACCTTATGATTTTATAAATTCCCCTTATTTAGAAATAGTAAATTAG
- a CDS encoding TetR/AcrR family transcriptional regulator — MEENNKKKIISAQTKNTLINIAKKHFTEYGFAHTSLEAIVKEANMTRGAVYHHFKNKKDLFLAVLEQIQIDTGKYIEEKASLSNNLWEQLILGCIAFIEFATLNENSRILLIDAPNIIGWNEWKKSDENNSEFYLKEHLSLLKQEGVLIDMDINLVTHIISGALNELSLYIAKISPINHEELYITIVNLLKGFKAD, encoded by the coding sequence ATGGAAGAAAATAATAAAAAGAAAATTATTTCTGCTCAAACTAAAAATACTTTGATTAATATTGCTAAAAAACATTTTACAGAATATGGTTTTGCTCATACAAGTCTTGAAGCAATTGTAAAAGAAGCTAATATGACAAGAGGGGCTGTTTATCATCATTTTAAAAATAAAAAAGACCTTTTTTTAGCTGTATTAGAGCAGATACAAATAGATACTGGAAAATATATTGAAGAAAAAGCTAGTTTATCAAACAATCTATGGGAACAACTTATTTTAGGTTGTATTGCATTTATAGAGTTTGCAACTTTAAATGAAAATTCTCGTATATTATTGATTGATGCTCCTAATATAATCGGTTGGAATGAATGGAAAAAATCTGATGAAAATAACTCTGAATTCTATTTAAAAGAACATTTAAGTCTTTTAAAGCAAGAAGGAGTTTTAATAGATATGGATATAAATTTAGTTACTCATATAATTTCTGGAGCATTAAATGAATTATCTTTATATATTGCAAAAATCTCACCTATTAATCATGAAGAATTATATATAACTATTGTTAACTTATTAAAAGGATTTAAAGCTGATTAA